In one Microbacterium invictum genomic region, the following are encoded:
- a CDS encoding type II toxin-antitoxin system Phd/YefM family antitoxin, whose translation MSSVSVADARRHLSDVIARSQKEAVFIERRGQRAAVVVSPEQYERMLEALEDAEDGAAFDEAMAEEGENIPWNQVKKDLGWE comes from the coding sequence ATGTCTAGTGTCAGCGTCGCAGACGCCCGCAGACATCTGTCGGACGTGATCGCTCGTTCCCAGAAGGAAGCGGTCTTCATCGAACGGCGCGGTCAGCGCGCGGCAGTGGTGGTGAGTCCGGAGCAGTATGAGCGCATGCTTGAGGCTCTCGAGGACGCCGAGGACGGGGCTGCCTTCGATGAAGCGATGGCTGAAGAAGGCGAGAACATCCCCTGGAACCAGGTCAAGAAGGACCTGGGCTGGGAGTGA
- a CDS encoding type II toxin-antitoxin system RelE/ParE family toxin translates to MSYRIEIRPAAIRALERIDHQTRDRIRGAIALLGQDPRPPGAKALQGRDGLRVRIGNYRIIYTVQDDILVVLVVTLGHRRDIYDR, encoded by the coding sequence GTGAGCTACCGGATCGAAATCCGACCGGCAGCTATTCGAGCGCTCGAGCGCATCGATCACCAGACCCGCGACCGCATCCGCGGCGCCATCGCGCTGCTCGGTCAGGATCCGCGGCCGCCCGGAGCCAAGGCATTACAGGGCCGGGACGGCCTCAGGGTGCGCATCGGAAACTATCGCATCATCTACACCGTCCAAGACGACATCCTCGTGGTACTCGTCGTCACCCTCGGACACCGCCGGGACATCTACGACCGCTGA
- a CDS encoding LacI family DNA-binding transcriptional regulator: protein MPQDVSATKPVGIEDVARAASVSITTVSHALSGRGQVAQSTRERVRRVAEDLGYVPNRLASALRGQRSQILGFVSDDIATTPFATRVVLGAQDAASERGQLLVVVNSNSDRAIESRQISGLLTARIDAVVYARMFHQGASVLPPELTGIPTALVDTTDQRGQIPSVVPDEEQIGRLATETLLAAGHTRIAHLTVSGAGRGSIGRLAGYTSAMRAAGFQPRVFRGGDPGTSAAGREAFAAMLDAGADDVTAVFSFNDPMSMGIYQEASRVGVSIPDDLSVVSVDDFEPVAAALLPGLTTVSLPHYEMGRWGVRVALELLDATGPLDLPVETRLPGTLVSRQSLTSPRSRPSVLP, encoded by the coding sequence ATGCCACAAGACGTGTCTGCAACGAAGCCGGTGGGTATCGAAGACGTCGCGCGCGCAGCGTCTGTGTCCATCACGACGGTTTCGCATGCACTGAGTGGGCGCGGTCAGGTGGCGCAGTCAACGAGGGAGCGCGTGCGGCGAGTCGCTGAGGATCTGGGGTATGTTCCGAACCGTTTGGCTAGCGCTTTGCGGGGGCAGCGTTCCCAGATCCTGGGATTTGTCTCGGATGACATCGCGACCACCCCTTTCGCGACGCGTGTGGTTCTCGGTGCCCAGGACGCAGCGTCTGAGCGGGGCCAGCTGCTAGTTGTCGTCAATAGCAATAGCGACCGAGCGATCGAGTCGAGGCAAATCTCGGGGTTGCTGACGGCGCGCATTGACGCAGTCGTCTACGCCCGCATGTTTCACCAAGGCGCGTCGGTGCTGCCCCCGGAATTGACCGGCATCCCGACAGCGCTCGTGGACACCACCGATCAGCGGGGACAAATTCCTTCGGTCGTTCCGGACGAAGAGCAGATTGGGCGTCTGGCGACGGAGACCTTGCTGGCGGCGGGGCATACCCGCATCGCGCATCTGACGGTGTCCGGTGCCGGTCGCGGGAGCATCGGACGACTGGCGGGTTACACCTCGGCGATGAGAGCCGCAGGTTTCCAGCCGCGGGTGTTCAGGGGAGGCGACCCTGGGACATCGGCCGCCGGTCGTGAGGCGTTCGCAGCGATGCTCGACGCGGGCGCAGACGACGTGACGGCGGTGTTCTCGTTCAACGACCCGATGTCGATGGGAATCTACCAGGAGGCATCGCGGGTCGGCGTGTCCATTCCGGATGATCTCTCGGTCGTGAGTGTTGATGACTTCGAGCCGGTTGCCGCGGCGCTCCTCCCTGGATTGACGACGGTTTCCCTTCCGCACTACGAGATGGGTCGGTGGGGAGTGCGCGTGGCTTTGGAACTGCTCGATGCCACGGGGCCACTGGATCTCCCGGTGGAGACACGGCTGCCGGGAACATTGGTGAGCCGGCAGTCGCTGACGTCGCCCCGATCACGCCCGAGCGTGCTGCCGTAA
- a CDS encoding glycoside hydrolase family 32 protein, with product MRPTFHFTANGWINDPHGITFDGDRYHVFFQYVPDSVVWSMNCSWGHASGRDLFSLAELPPALTPGDGDDGVWSGSLLVTDDGSPRILYTSVSSENPAIGRIRTATAKDEGWITWEKGAVVATAPEQLPVKVFRDPVIIPDEAGWRMLVGAGLAEKTAAALGFTSPDGATWVADGVVASRSSADRDPVWSGSMWECPQIVEIDGVHALIVSVWDEDELFDVVYALGDFDDGSFTPRSWGNLSHGPSPYAATTFRDAQDRPCLMFWLRGVEGDDWNGAHSLPYVITTVGDRLVLSPHPDLDRYHDAGAGGEAADILWPEHVHTTLTIRDRGVVALEINRVGQHLRVLSSENAHTLPWAGDVRVILDGPILEISSHAGVFAAPITPLSAGWELVGRGHELRRLRQHARA from the coding sequence ATGAGACCGACGTTTCACTTCACCGCGAACGGTTGGATCAACGACCCTCACGGGATCACCTTCGATGGCGATCGCTACCATGTCTTCTTTCAATACGTCCCGGACTCCGTGGTCTGGAGCATGAACTGCTCCTGGGGGCACGCCAGCGGCAGGGACCTTTTCTCACTCGCGGAGTTGCCCCCCGCGCTCACCCCAGGCGACGGTGACGATGGCGTCTGGTCTGGTTCGCTGCTCGTCACCGATGACGGGTCGCCGCGGATCCTTTACACGTCGGTCTCATCCGAGAATCCTGCGATTGGGCGCATCCGAACGGCCACTGCCAAAGATGAGGGCTGGATCACCTGGGAGAAGGGCGCTGTGGTTGCGACCGCGCCGGAACAACTCCCCGTCAAGGTATTCCGTGACCCGGTCATCATTCCGGATGAAGCCGGCTGGCGGATGCTCGTCGGCGCCGGACTAGCGGAGAAAACGGCCGCCGCCCTGGGATTCACCTCCCCCGACGGAGCGACCTGGGTCGCCGACGGGGTGGTCGCGTCCCGATCGAGCGCCGATCGGGATCCCGTTTGGAGTGGATCCATGTGGGAGTGCCCGCAGATCGTCGAAATCGACGGCGTGCACGCACTCATCGTCTCCGTCTGGGACGAAGACGAACTGTTCGACGTTGTCTACGCACTCGGCGACTTCGACGACGGCTCATTCACCCCCAGGTCGTGGGGCAACCTCAGCCACGGCCCCTCCCCCTACGCCGCCACGACATTCCGTGATGCACAGGACCGCCCCTGCCTGATGTTCTGGCTCCGCGGCGTCGAAGGCGATGACTGGAACGGTGCACACTCCCTTCCCTACGTCATCACTACCGTCGGTGACCGCCTCGTGCTCAGTCCGCACCCGGATCTCGATCGATACCACGACGCTGGCGCCGGCGGTGAGGCCGCGGACATTCTCTGGCCCGAGCACGTCCACACCACGCTCACAATTAGAGATCGCGGCGTAGTTGCGCTCGAGATCAATCGGGTCGGGCAGCATCTGCGAGTCCTATCGAGCGAGAACGCTCACACACTGCCGTGGGCGGGCGACGTGCGCGTCATCCTGGACGGGCCGATCCTCGAAATCTCGTCCCACGCCGGCGTCTTCGCCGCCCCGATCACCCCGCTCTCAGCGGGCTGGGAGCTCGTAGGCCGTGGACACGAACTACGCCGGTTACGGCAGCACGCTCGGGCGTGA
- a CDS encoding ABC transporter substrate-binding protein gives MLRYRMVGVTASAVAVIALAGCTGGGEDSGGGDGEAVTIMGAFTDAQAEAFQADLDAWSEESGITVTYDGNTDFQTAVVARATAGNPPDIAIYPQPGVLKSQTQSLYPLEDLGIDVEAITADQANGLGDIAVVDGQTFGLPYSINVKSLVWYNPAAFEAAGLSVPTTDAELTALQQQIIDEGLGYPWCVGLESGAGTGWPATDWLEEYVLRYGGLEEYNAWIAGDVLFDSPLVTEAGDKVATELLEPGKVNGGGAGAATTAFQTAGNQLFVEGVENGQCFMMRQGSFIADFFPDDIKSQIAEGDLTNIDFFQLPSPEGTDTAMLGGGDLVGAFTNSDATKQVVEYITSSEFGTNGYASQAIFLSPHNDFDTSFYTTEFQRKAQELLAASTLFGFDASDQMPGEVGAGTEWAELTNWFTGQKTMQQAFQDIDASWPR, from the coding sequence ATGCTTCGATACCGAATGGTCGGCGTGACGGCTTCTGCCGTTGCCGTGATCGCGTTGGCAGGGTGCACCGGCGGCGGAGAGGACAGCGGGGGAGGCGACGGCGAGGCCGTCACCATCATGGGAGCTTTCACCGACGCACAGGCCGAGGCCTTCCAGGCCGACTTGGATGCCTGGTCGGAGGAGAGTGGTATCACTGTCACCTATGACGGCAACACCGACTTCCAGACTGCGGTGGTCGCTCGCGCGACGGCCGGGAACCCGCCGGACATTGCGATCTACCCGCAGCCGGGCGTACTGAAGAGCCAAACCCAGTCGCTCTACCCGCTCGAGGACCTCGGCATCGACGTGGAGGCGATCACCGCCGATCAAGCCAACGGGCTCGGGGACATCGCTGTCGTCGACGGTCAGACCTTCGGCCTGCCGTACTCCATCAACGTCAAGTCGCTCGTCTGGTACAACCCCGCGGCGTTCGAAGCGGCGGGCCTGAGTGTTCCGACCACGGATGCGGAGCTCACCGCCCTGCAGCAGCAGATCATCGACGAAGGCCTTGGATACCCGTGGTGCGTGGGTCTCGAATCAGGTGCGGGCACGGGATGGCCCGCGACCGACTGGCTGGAGGAGTACGTCCTGCGATACGGGGGACTGGAGGAGTACAACGCCTGGATCGCCGGTGATGTCCTGTTCGATAGCCCGCTGGTCACCGAAGCCGGCGACAAGGTGGCGACAGAGCTTCTCGAGCCCGGAAAGGTCAACGGCGGCGGGGCGGGCGCAGCGACGACCGCTTTCCAGACGGCCGGTAACCAGCTGTTCGTGGAAGGCGTGGAGAACGGTCAGTGCTTCATGATGCGACAGGGATCGTTCATCGCGGACTTCTTCCCCGACGACATCAAGTCACAGATCGCCGAAGGCGACCTGACCAACATCGACTTCTTCCAGCTGCCCTCACCGGAAGGGACAGACACAGCGATGCTCGGCGGAGGGGACTTGGTCGGTGCCTTCACCAACTCGGATGCCACCAAGCAGGTCGTGGAGTACATCACCAGCTCCGAGTTCGGCACGAACGGGTACGCGAGCCAGGCGATCTTCCTGTCCCCGCACAACGACTTCGACACGTCGTTTTACACCACCGAGTTCCAGCGCAAAGCTCAGGAGCTGCTCGCAGCGTCGACCCTGTTCGGCTTCGACGCGTCCGACCAGATGCCAGGTGAGGTCGGGGCGGGAACCGAGTGGGCCGAGCTGACCAACTGGTTCACAGGGCAGAAGACGATGCAGCAAGCGTTCCAGGATATCGACGCGTCCTGGCCGCGGTAG
- a CDS encoding sugar ABC transporter permease: MAILSAVISVVLGLGVSFLIFLSLNWLVERTHDKAKSRLLPYVFLLPVIVLVALFLLYPAIRTFVESFMEQSQRRGEGATFVGFDNYISLFTDPNFLGVLLNNLLWVLVVPAATVLIGLLIAILTDRLGKKRETTFKSMIFLPMAISGIAAAVTWRFIYFYAPPGNPQIYLLNAIWTGITGNDPVPWLTLDAGRLNSFLLMFIVIWLQVGFAMVLLSAAIKGVPEETIEAARLDGATERKTFFLVIVPQIRGTLLAVFVTITIFVMKSFDIIYAMTGGQYNTSVLVVDFYSQLFSFQNPGKAAAVVIVLIIAVVPLIVYQIRSYKAQEELR; the protein is encoded by the coding sequence ATGGCCATCCTCAGCGCAGTGATCTCCGTGGTCCTCGGACTCGGCGTGTCGTTCCTGATCTTCTTGAGCCTGAACTGGCTCGTCGAGAGGACGCATGACAAGGCGAAGTCCCGGCTGCTGCCGTACGTCTTCCTGCTTCCCGTGATCGTTCTCGTCGCACTGTTCCTGCTGTACCCGGCGATTCGAACCTTCGTCGAAAGCTTCATGGAGCAGAGCCAGCGACGCGGCGAAGGAGCAACCTTCGTCGGATTCGACAACTACATCTCGCTCTTCACCGACCCCAATTTCCTCGGCGTCCTGCTCAACAACCTGCTGTGGGTCCTTGTGGTACCGGCCGCGACCGTGCTGATCGGCCTGCTCATCGCGATCCTTACGGATCGTCTGGGAAAGAAGCGCGAGACGACCTTCAAGTCGATGATCTTCTTGCCCATGGCGATCAGCGGCATCGCGGCCGCGGTCACCTGGCGGTTCATCTACTTCTACGCGCCACCCGGCAACCCGCAGATCTATTTACTGAACGCTATCTGGACCGGGATCACCGGGAATGACCCCGTGCCCTGGCTCACACTTGACGCCGGACGATTGAACAGCTTTCTGTTGATGTTCATCGTGATCTGGCTGCAGGTGGGGTTCGCCATGGTTCTCCTCTCAGCCGCGATCAAAGGCGTGCCCGAAGAGACCATCGAGGCTGCACGCTTGGACGGGGCAACGGAGCGGAAGACCTTCTTCCTCGTGATCGTGCCGCAGATCCGCGGCACGCTGCTTGCCGTGTTCGTGACGATCACGATCTTCGTGATGAAGAGCTTCGACATCATCTACGCGATGACGGGTGGGCAGTACAACACCAGCGTCTTGGTCGTCGACTTCTACTCCCAGCTGTTCAGCTTCCAGAATCCGGGCAAGGCCGCGGCGGTCGTCATCGTCCTGATCATCGCCGTCGTCCCCCTGATCGTGTACCAAATCCGCAGCTACAAGGCGCAGGAGGAACTCCGATGA
- a CDS encoding carbohydrate ABC transporter permease yields MTVIPTPIVDEDSGKRETIDGGRKKKYDKTGAEKQKPRVLITVITGVIAIAWLFPLLGLLVTSLRPRADVESTGWWTAILSPFQTAWTLEPFAQAWTALDAGTTFWNSVAVTVPATVLPVMFAAMAAYAFTFFQFRGKEIYFAVILGLMVVPVQIAVIPILQLFVWFGDVTGIPIIGQYQAAWIVHATFAMPLAIYILRNYMQTLPNSLIEAARVDGASHFQIFWRLIVPMSVPALASFAIFQFLWVWNDFFVAYLFIQSGPNQVLTQGLYTLLGQYGQGWQRVAAGSFITLVVPLAIFFGLQRFFVRGLTAGSVK; encoded by the coding sequence ATGACTGTGATCCCCACCCCGATCGTCGACGAAGACTCCGGCAAGCGCGAAACCATCGACGGCGGCAGGAAGAAAAAGTACGACAAGACCGGCGCGGAGAAGCAGAAGCCGCGCGTTCTGATCACTGTCATCACCGGAGTGATCGCGATCGCCTGGCTGTTCCCCCTTCTCGGGTTGCTTGTCACCAGTCTCCGCCCCCGCGCCGATGTGGAGTCGACGGGATGGTGGACAGCAATCCTCAGTCCGTTCCAAACGGCCTGGACACTCGAGCCGTTCGCGCAGGCCTGGACAGCGCTCGACGCCGGGACAACGTTTTGGAACTCGGTCGCCGTCACCGTGCCGGCAACCGTGCTCCCAGTGATGTTCGCGGCGATGGCCGCGTACGCGTTCACCTTCTTCCAATTCCGCGGGAAAGAAATCTACTTCGCCGTGATCCTCGGACTCATGGTGGTGCCCGTCCAGATCGCCGTCATCCCGATCCTGCAGCTGTTCGTCTGGTTCGGCGACGTCACCGGCATCCCAATCATCGGCCAATACCAGGCCGCGTGGATCGTTCACGCCACCTTCGCCATGCCACTCGCGATCTATATCCTCCGCAACTACATGCAGACCCTGCCGAACTCGCTCATCGAAGCGGCACGTGTAGACGGAGCGAGCCACTTCCAGATCTTTTGGCGCCTGATCGTCCCGATGTCCGTCCCCGCGCTGGCCTCGTTCGCAATCTTCCAATTCCTCTGGGTGTGGAACGACTTCTTCGTGGCTTACCTGTTTATTCAGAGCGGCCCGAACCAGGTCCTCACGCAAGGGCTCTATACCCTCCTGGGACAATACGGTCAGGGGTGGCAGCGCGTGGCCGCCGGTTCGTTCATTACCCTTGTTGTCCCGCTCGCGATCTTCTTCGGACTGCAGCGGTTCTTCGTCCGCGGTCTCACCGCCGGCTCTGTGAAGTAA
- a CDS encoding LacI family DNA-binding transcriptional regulator, whose product MARLADVSKTTVSYVINGTGYVSEERRTRIELAIARLGYRPNAFARGLRSSRVSTVGVVSADAADPFVARVTSGILAEAAARDIIVTVSVDSGPSSCPESGRVGARQTGEPLIYVTDNEFSAEAYATLAARHVVVLAGEGEHRLGRAAAAMIDPRPAAHDLATFVVSSGHTRVAIVTPARWSGKWSERAAGLRDGLIAAGIPWVGITTISAEVSVHGGRVAIEELFMVTPDLSLRPTAVLCVDDSVAIGVLQRSREVGLIVPDHLSVTGFGDTTPAQTTSPRLTTARLPAEEIGQAALEMLLRSADLGDKAIPARMIAASMVRGGSVRPPQLDTGTGMGVER is encoded by the coding sequence GTGGCCCGGCTTGCCGATGTGTCGAAGACCACAGTCAGCTATGTGATCAACGGGACGGGGTATGTCTCGGAAGAGAGGCGTACTCGTATCGAGCTCGCTATCGCCCGGCTCGGATACCGGCCCAACGCGTTCGCGCGGGGCCTCCGCTCCAGCCGAGTCTCGACAGTCGGAGTGGTCAGCGCGGATGCCGCCGACCCGTTCGTCGCGCGGGTAACCAGCGGCATCCTCGCGGAGGCAGCCGCGCGCGACATCATCGTCACGGTATCGGTTGACAGCGGGCCTTCATCTTGCCCAGAAAGTGGTCGCGTCGGGGCGCGACAAACCGGGGAACCCCTGATCTACGTGACCGACAACGAGTTCTCGGCGGAGGCATACGCCACTCTTGCCGCGCGACACGTTGTTGTGCTCGCCGGTGAGGGCGAGCACCGCCTTGGCCGTGCCGCCGCCGCGATGATTGACCCTCGCCCCGCCGCACACGATTTGGCCACCTTCGTCGTCTCGTCCGGACATACTCGAGTGGCCATCGTGACCCCGGCGCGATGGAGCGGGAAATGGTCCGAACGAGCCGCAGGGCTCCGCGACGGTCTCATCGCAGCGGGAATCCCCTGGGTCGGTATCACAACGATCTCGGCTGAGGTGTCCGTGCACGGGGGCAGGGTGGCGATAGAGGAGCTCTTCATGGTCACCCCGGACCTGTCGCTGCGCCCCACAGCGGTGCTGTGCGTGGACGACAGCGTCGCAATCGGTGTTCTCCAACGCAGCCGAGAGGTCGGCCTGATCGTTCCTGATCACCTCAGCGTCACAGGCTTCGGCGATACCACCCCCGCACAAACGACTTCCCCGAGACTGACGACAGCTCGGTTGCCCGCGGAGGAGATCGGCCAAGCTGCACTAGAAATGCTCCTACGAAGCGCCGACCTAGGCGACAAGGCGATCCCGGCGCGAATGATCGCTGCTTCGATGGTCCGGGGCGGGAGCGTCCGACCTCCGCAGCTCGACACCGGCACAGGAATGGGCGTGGAGCGATGA
- the speB gene encoding agmatinase produces MNFGQRDDPELPRYAGLATFALLPTLDSVDRAEIAILGVPFDSGTSYRPGARFGPAHIRENSRQLHPYHAVLDAYPFRAMQVADAGDVAVGPYDIPRAITVVERAARRLTTAGSRIVALGGDHTIAFPLLRAAAEVYGPLAVVHFDAHLDTWDTLHGASYWHGSPFRRAAEEGLLDLAHCQHVGIRGGIYDTRELEDDAQAGFQIIRSEAFLTDTPAEIADRIRARVVDVPAYISVDIDVLDPAYAPGTGTPEVAGIATAQLFAVLRAMRGTRIVGADVVEVAPAYDHAGITGLAAAHTAWELVTLMSLA; encoded by the coding sequence ATGAACTTCGGTCAACGCGACGACCCCGAGCTTCCTCGTTACGCCGGTCTGGCGACCTTTGCGCTCCTCCCCACGCTCGACTCCGTGGACCGAGCCGAAATTGCTATCCTCGGCGTACCCTTCGACTCTGGAACGAGCTACCGGCCCGGCGCGCGGTTCGGCCCGGCCCACATCCGAGAGAACTCACGGCAGCTGCATCCGTACCATGCCGTTCTCGATGCCTACCCCTTCCGAGCAATGCAAGTCGCGGATGCGGGCGACGTCGCCGTCGGCCCGTACGACATCCCCCGCGCGATCACGGTCGTAGAGAGGGCTGCCCGACGCCTGACAACCGCGGGATCCCGAATTGTTGCGCTGGGAGGTGACCACACGATCGCGTTTCCTCTGCTCCGTGCAGCAGCTGAAGTTTACGGACCGTTAGCCGTGGTGCACTTCGACGCGCATCTCGACACGTGGGACACACTGCACGGTGCGTCGTACTGGCACGGCTCACCATTCAGGAGGGCCGCGGAAGAAGGGCTACTCGACCTCGCTCACTGCCAACATGTCGGTATCCGGGGCGGCATCTACGACACCCGTGAGCTCGAGGACGACGCGCAAGCCGGCTTCCAGATCATCCGCAGCGAGGCGTTCCTCACCGACACTCCCGCGGAGATCGCCGACCGCATTCGAGCGCGGGTCGTTGACGTCCCGGCGTACATCTCTGTGGACATCGACGTGCTCGACCCCGCATATGCTCCGGGAACCGGCACCCCGGAGGTGGCAGGAATCGCAACCGCGCAACTCTTCGCCGTGCTACGCGCCATGCGCGGTACCCGCATCGTCGGTGCTGACGTGGTCGAGGTCGCGCCGGCCTACGACCACGCGGGCATCACAGGCCTAGCCGCAGCACACACCGCGTGGGAGCTCGTCACGCTCATGAGCCTCGCCTAA
- a CDS encoding PASTA domain-containing protein, translating to MSELTIVPDLVGQPVHIARELAAKAGLGLAGGDPDGPGIGSRTWPGMFWVTAQDPEAGAQLKKGQQVGVEFVADGETRSGVPVGPPHV from the coding sequence ATGTCGGAGCTCACCATCGTGCCGGACCTCGTGGGGCAACCCGTCCATATCGCGCGCGAGCTGGCCGCGAAGGCCGGCTTGGGGTTGGCGGGTGGTGACCCCGACGGCCCAGGCATCGGCTCGCGAACCTGGCCCGGCATGTTTTGGGTTACCGCGCAAGACCCGGAAGCGGGCGCCCAGTTGAAGAAGGGTCAACAGGTTGGCGTGGAATTCGTCGCGGATGGTGAGACCAGGAGCGGAGTGCCCGTCGGACCACCGCACGTCTGA